The window CACCGATTCATTTGTACACCACATATTTTGCATGGTATCCATCCGAATTCTCCAGAAACTATTTTGCCTGCTTTAGCTACCCTGCAAAACGCTTTACAAGAGGCTAATCTGCAAGTAAGCACAGGTGCGGCCGCAGAGTACATGGTAGATCTGGAAATGGAAGAAGCTTTGAAAAAGCATCAAACTGTTTTGCCTTTGGGTAAGCAATATGTCTTAATTGAAATGTCTTATGCTGCACCTTCGCCCAATATAGAATCTGTGATTTTTGAATTGCAGTTACAAGGGTATAAGCCGGTGCTAGCACACCCTGAGCGGTACAATTTCTTTCACCATATGCCGGCACAGTTAACCAGGCTTCGTGATATGGGCTGTTTGCTCCAGTTAAATCTTTTGTCCTTGTCTGATTATTACGGTGCTGGTGTGCGTCGCTTTGCGGAAAAGCTGGTGAAAGAAAACCAAATCGATTTTGCAGGAACTGATTTGCATCATCAGCGTCATCTTGATGCACTTACTGAATTAGCTTCCCAGAAAAGTTTCTATCAGTTGTTACAGCCACTGAAATTGAGAAATCAGGAATTAGCGTAAGGTCCAGTCGATAATTTGGTTCGCCCACTCGGCGCGATAAGGTGTTTGCACACGAATATAATTATCTGTATAGCCCTCCATTAAACCATTCTTTTCATGGCCTTCAAACAACACTTTTCTAGTTTCACCTACGTGTTGCTGGTTGAAGAAATTCTGTTTCATGAAAGAGAGATTACGCAGTACTTTATTGCGTTCATGCCTTTCATGCATGGGTACAATGGGCTTGATATCCAGTGCTTTGGTATTGGCTCTTTCTGAGTAGGTAAATACGTGGAGATAAGATACATCAATGCTATGCAGAAAATCAAATGTCTCTTGAAAATCTTCTTGTGTTTCACCGGGTGTGCCTACTATCACATCTACGCCAATGGCACAATGCGGCATCAGGCTTTTGATGTATGCTACACGTTCAGCGTATAGTTCACGCTTGTAGCGGCGGCGCATCAATCCTAAAATCTTATTGCTGCCACTCTGTAATGGAATATGGAAATGCGGCATGAAAGCCCTGCTCTTTGCTACATAAGCAATGATCTCATCTGTCAACAAATTAGGTTCGATGGAAGAGATGCGGTAACGTTCAATGCCTGATACTGCATCCAAAGCTTGCACCAAATCATAAAATGTTTCCTGATGTTGTTTATTACCATCGGGCCCCTTACCAAAATCGCCGAGGTTTACACCGGTGAGTACGATTTCTTTGACTCCATTGGCAGCCAATTGTTCGGCATTGGCAATCACATTCGCAACAGTATCGCTTCTGCTTTTACCGCGTGCCATGGGAATGGTGCAGAATGAACAGTTATAATCACAGCCATCCTGCACTTTCAAAAAAGTACGGGTCCTGTCATTAATGGAGAATGAAGCTGTGAATCCAGAAACATCCTCAATATCGCAGCTGCAGATTTTGGCATCGTCCTGCTTAGACAATTCGCGCAGGTGCTGCGTGATATTGAACTTTTCGGCTGCTCCCAGTACTAAATCCACACCAGGAATAGATGCTATCTCCTTTGGTTTCAACTGAGCATAACAGCCTGTAATCACCACCAGACTTTCCGGCGCTTTGCGTTGGATTCTGCGCACCAACTGGCGGCATTCCTTATCAGCATTATCTGTAACCGAGCAGGTATTGATCACATACACATCGGCCTGGTCGTCAAAAGAACGCTTCTCAAAGCCATCTGCCTCCAATAATCTGGATAGGGTGGATGTCTCTGAAAAGTTCAGTTTACAGCCTAGTGTATGAAATGCAACGGAACGCTTTTCGGTCATAGGGCTGCAAAGATAAGGGCCTGCATCTCTCTGGCAGAAGCATAAATTGGTCTTTGTTGATTTTCAGCGCCTTGCGTCTTATAAAAATTAACAACAATTTCAGGCCAGCTACTGTGCATATATCCTTGTTTTTTTGGGCTTTAAGGGCCTTTCAGGTATTTTCGTCCCTCTCTATTTAAACCAAAACCATATGCAGTTTAACAGGATTAACAACATTACTGGCTGGGTAGTCGCTTTGATTGCTTGTACCGTATACATTCTTACCGCTGAAGCAGGTGGCAGTTTGTGGGATTGTGGTGAGTTTGTGAGCAGCTGTTTCAAGGTGCAGATTCCACACCCGCCCGGTGCGCCCTTGTTTGTTTTATTGGGCCGATTGTTCATTGTTTTCTTTGGTAACGATCCTTTAACTGCCGCTAAAGCCGTGAACGTCATGAGCGCATTGGCGAGTGGCTTTACGATTCTCTTTTTGTTTTGGACGATTACACACTTTGCACGTCGTATCGTCAATGTTGGTGTAAAAGATGTGTTGACTACTTCTCAGGCTTGGAGCATCATGGGTGCTGGTATTGTTGGTGCACTTGCTTATACATTCTCTGATTCATTTTGGTATAGCGCCGTTGAAGGTGAAGTATATGCTTTGAGTTCTTTTTTCACTGCATTGGTATTCTGGGCCATCCTCAAATGGGAACATCAGGCAGATGAGCCAGGCGCAGATAAGTGGATTGTTTTCATCTTCTTTATGATGGGACTTTCCATCGGTGTACACTTATTGAACCTCTTGACCATCCCGGCAATTGTGATGGTGTATTATTTCAAGAAGCGTGCTTCTTTCAATTATGCATTGATCCGTAAATGGTTTATTCGTCTCACCTTGATTGGTGGTGCTGCAGGTTTTGTATTGGCACTCATTGCCGCTTCATCTGAAGCAAACCCTGAGCGTGGTCTATCAACAGATTCAACTTTGGCCGGACTGGTATTGTTGGGCACAGGTATTGCCATTGGCTTACTTTACCTTATTGAAGGTTGGAATAAAGAGAAGAAAGACTACTACGGTGGTATCTACATCTTTTTCATTCTCTCTTGTATCATCACTGGTGTGGTGCAGGTGGGCGTGATTCAATATTCTATTAAAGCCGCGGGTTTCTTCGACCGCACATTCGTGAATAGTTTTGGTCTGCCTTTCTTCAGTGGCTTTGCATTCTTCTTTGCATTACTTGCTGCTTTGGTTTGGTATGGGTTGAAATATGCAGACAAAAAGCAATGGTCATTCCTGCGCTTAGGTCTTTGGTGCTTTACTTTTATGCTGATTGGTTACAGCACTTATGTAACTACCATGATCCGCAGTAGTGCAGATCCCGCTGTAGATATGTACAATGTAGATAACCCAATGAGCTTGGTAGGTTACTTAGGTCGTGAACAGTATGGTGATTTTCCGCTGTTGTATGGTCAGAAGTTTACTGCACAGCCTTATGATTACAAAGAGACAAGCACGAAGTATCAGAAGGGTAAGGATAAATACATTGAGATTGGTAAAGACGGTCATTATGTATATGCAGCAGAAGATAAAATGGTCTTGCCGCGTGTATGGGATGCCAGCAATGATCAGAACCATGCTGATTACTATGCTTACTACTTAGGTATCAATCGTATGAAAGATGGTACTTGGGAGCGTAGTCCTAATCAGATGGATAACCTTAAGTTCTTCTTTGGCTATCAAACATACTGGATGTACTTCCGCTACTTCATGTGGAACTTTGCCGGTAAGCAAAACGATGTACAAGGTTTGTTTGCTGGAAATGTGCGTGATGGTAACTGGATTACCGGTATATCATTTATTGATAATTGGATGTATGGTGATCAGAGCATGATGCCAGACAGTTTGAAAAATAACAAAGCCAATAACAAATTATTCTTATTGCCTTTCTTGCTGGGCTTCTTTGGTTTGTTCTTCCATTACAAGCACAAAGGCGATGATTTCTTGGTGAACATGTTATTGTTCTTCTTCACAGGTATGGCCATTGTATTGTACCTGAACCAGGCAGGTTATCAGCCACGTGAGCGTGATTATGCTTATGTAGGAAGTTTTTATGCTTTTGCTGTTTGGATTGGAATTGGCGTCTTACAAGTGCGTGATTGGTTGTCGAAAGCACTCAAAGGTGCAGCACCTGCTATTGCAACGGTTATCTGTTTATTAGCTGTTCCTGCATTGATGGCACAGCAGGAGTGGGATGATCATGATCGTAGCAAAAAGCAATTGGCCCGTGACCTTGCAAGAGATTATCTGGAAAGTTGTGCGCCTAATGCCATCTTATTCTGCTTCGGAGATAATGATACCTATCCGCTGTGGTATGCGCAGGAAGTTGAAGGTATCCGCAGAGATGTGCGCGTGATTAACTACAGCTTATTGGGTATTGACTGGTACATTAACCAGCTGCGTTATAAGGTGAATGAAAGTGATGCGATAGATGTGATCTGGTCTTCAGACCAAATTGAAGGTCGTAAGCGTGATTATGTGGTGTATCGACCTCAGCCAAGCATTCCGGAAGATCGTTATTACGATCTGTACGATATGATGAAAAACTATGTTGGAAGCGATGATCCAGCTAAAGTAGAAAACAGAGGTGATGATGTGTTGAATACCTTCCC is drawn from Chitinophagales bacterium and contains these coding sequences:
- a CDS encoding histidinol phosphatase codes for the protein MPLSFFKSKRVTPDLSFIGVDMHSHLLPGLDDGVQDVADSIRFIAALKEMGYHRFICTPHILHGIHPNSPETILPALATLQNALQEANLQVSTGAAAEYMVDLEMEEALKKHQTVLPLGKQYVLIEMSYAAPSPNIESVIFELQLQGYKPVLAHPERYNFFHHMPAQLTRLRDMGCLLQLNLLSLSDYYGAGVRRFAEKLVKENQIDFAGTDLHHQRHLDALTELASQKSFYQLLQPLKLRNQELA
- the mtaB gene encoding tRNA (N(6)-L-threonylcarbamoyladenosine(37)-C(2))-methylthiotransferase MtaB, whose protein sequence is MTEKRSVAFHTLGCKLNFSETSTLSRLLEADGFEKRSFDDQADVYVINTCSVTDNADKECRQLVRRIQRKAPESLVVITGCYAQLKPKEIASIPGVDLVLGAAEKFNITQHLRELSKQDDAKICSCDIEDVSGFTASFSINDRTRTFLKVQDGCDYNCSFCTIPMARGKSRSDTVANVIANAEQLAANGVKEIVLTGVNLGDFGKGPDGNKQHQETFYDLVQALDAVSGIERYRISSIEPNLLTDEIIAYVAKSRAFMPHFHIPLQSGSNKILGLMRRRYKRELYAERVAYIKSLMPHCAIGVDVIVGTPGETQEDFQETFDFLHSIDVSYLHVFTYSERANTKALDIKPIVPMHERHERNKVLRNLSFMKQNFFNQQHVGETRKVLFEGHEKNGLMEGYTDNYIRVQTPYRAEWANQIIDWTLR
- a CDS encoding DUF2723 domain-containing protein; this encodes MQFNRINNITGWVVALIACTVYILTAEAGGSLWDCGEFVSSCFKVQIPHPPGAPLFVLLGRLFIVFFGNDPLTAAKAVNVMSALASGFTILFLFWTITHFARRIVNVGVKDVLTTSQAWSIMGAGIVGALAYTFSDSFWYSAVEGEVYALSSFFTALVFWAILKWEHQADEPGADKWIVFIFFMMGLSIGVHLLNLLTIPAIVMVYYFKKRASFNYALIRKWFIRLTLIGGAAGFVLALIAASSEANPERGLSTDSTLAGLVLLGTGIAIGLLYLIEGWNKEKKDYYGGIYIFFILSCIITGVVQVGVIQYSIKAAGFFDRTFVNSFGLPFFSGFAFFFALLAALVWYGLKYADKKQWSFLRLGLWCFTFMLIGYSTYVTTMIRSSADPAVDMYNVDNPMSLVGYLGREQYGDFPLLYGQKFTAQPYDYKETSTKYQKGKDKYIEIGKDGHYVYAAEDKMVLPRVWDASNDQNHADYYAYYLGINRMKDGTWERSPNQMDNLKFFFGYQTYWMYFRYFMWNFAGKQNDVQGLFAGNVRDGNWITGISFIDNWMYGDQSMMPDSLKNNKANNKLFLLPFLLGFFGLFFHYKHKGDDFLVNMLLFFFTGMAIVLYLNQAGYQPRERDYAYVGSFYAFAVWIGIGVLQVRDWLSKALKGAAPAIATVICLLAVPALMAQQEWDDHDRSKKQLARDLARDYLESCAPNAILFCFGDNDTYPLWYAQEVEGIRRDVRVINYSLLGIDWYINQLRYKVNESDAIDVIWSSDQIEGRKRDYVVYRPQPSIPEDRYYDLYDMMKNYVGSDDPAKVENRGDDVLNTFPVRKVSVPVDAAAVLANKTVNAGDSLVSELRFDIPKNALMKNDLAVLNVIAANKWNRPIYFTSPFGELGFGEYLRKDGLSYRLVPVVNSQFNTDKMLDNLMNKFNFGSADKAGVYFDEENRRHLNSIRLAYAELAGDLAAKNRKDDAKKVLEKVDKAMLEENFPYAMVSRGNQHNRISLMVLQAAYLAGDLKLADKIAAAVKKDLQQQVRYYNSLSGYAADNMMDDKQTCEAFIQGINQMQQMFAPKPDSTKDVIIPGKTAPKDSAKK